The genomic segment GTTCGCGCGATATTCAAGCTGGGCAATCAAGCAGTTTTTGACGAATAGCCCATAAATGATCAAGTAGTTATTCAGCGTGCCGAGCCGACCTTTCAAATCTCATCCCCCTAAACCGAGATATTTCTTCATCCCAACGCTCCATATCATTCGCGAGCCGGCAAATAACACGCCAATCCACAAACCTTGCAGACCAAGCCCCTGAGCAATTTCATGTCCATTCAGCTTCCCATTAATGACGTTCGTCGGAAAATAAATCGAATATTTAAACGGGAGATAATCCAGCAGTTCGTTAATCGTCTCGCCAAAAACTTCAATCGGAAATATGCCGCCGCTAAGAATAATGATTAAAAGGCCCGTCAATTCAAAAAAATAAGATATTTCTGCGAGCCAGAAAGCAATTGCCGCAACGGTATACGAGATAAGAAAGGAGAGCAGCAGGGCCAGAGTCACCGCCGCGACAAACAAAGCGACTCTTTCTATCGTCAAGTCCACACCGTACAAGTTCGCGAATACGATTAGCAAAATGAAAATGATGCCGTGCATGACAGCGAAAAAGAACATTTTCTGCCCAAGAAGGCCAAACAGCTTTAATCCGAAATAGCTAGCAGGCAATATTAAATGTTTGTTGAGCGCCCCATCTTTAATGTCGGTCCCGATCGAATGGTCTGTATTCGAGGACACGATTCGGGTTACAATGGCTGCGACAATCGTATAGAGAATCATTTCTTCATACGAATAGCCAAAAAATTGCCCGTCAGGCGAACCGGCAAATACAGCCGTCCATATAAAGGTTTGAATGAGAATCGGAAAAAACGCGCTGACGAGCGAAAAGGCAAAGTCGAAGCGGTACTCCAGCGAGGTCTGAATACCCAGTTGAAACACCCGTAAATATTTACCGAATGGGTTCATGCAAGCTCCCCCTCCGATACAACGATAAGATGACGTCCTCGATGGGGACATCCTCGATCGTAATGTCATCGATCGGGAACCTGCCTAGCAGTTCTCTGGACACTTCTTGGATACGCTCCCTCCCAATCTCCATCGTGACGACTTGACCATTCGACTGCATCACTGTTCCATAGGGAGCAAGCCATTCTGCTTCGACGCTGCTTGCAAACTTAAGCTTTACAATCTTTTTCCTGTTCATCCAATCGTCAATCCGATTGAATTCGCCATCGAACACGAGACTTCCGTCGCTAATGATAATAGCTCGATTACACAGGTCTTCAATATCTTTTAAATAATGGCTCGTTAGCAGAATTGTCGTTCGGTGCTGCTCGTTGTACTGCTTTAGAAATCTTCTCACCCTTTGTTGTGTCTCAATGTCGAGCCCAATTGTCGGTTCGTCGAGGAAGAGAAGCTTTGGGCGATGAATGAGCGCTGCTATCAGTTCCATCTTCATCCGTTCTCCCAGAGAGAGGCGTCGGACCTGCACGTTAAGAATCTTACCGACGTCAAGCAGCTCTACGAGTTCATCGAGCGTTTCCCGATACTGGCGTTCCTCCACTTGGTAGATGTAACGGTTTAATACGATCGACTCGGAAGCGGGCAGATCGGTCCATAGTTGGCTTTTCTGCCCCATCACGATTGCAAACTGCCTCTTAAACTCTTTTTTTCGTTCATACGGCTTGTAGCCAAGCACCGAAACATCTCCGCTTGTCGGATGGAGTATTCCCGACAGCATTTTAAGCGTCGTCGTTTTTCCTGCCCCATTCGGTCCAAGGAAGGCTACCATCTCGCCTTCTTCGATCGAGAAGCTTACCCCTTTCACCGCTTCTTTCACAAGCGTATTCCTGCGAAACAAATTTTTCAGCGAATGCAAGACGCCGGCTTCTTTCGTATAGTAGGAGAAGCTTTTGTATAACTCCTCCACGTGTACATCCTTCAACCAGCGGTCACCTCCCGTAATGGTACAGCAAGCCGCACCGGGAACAGACGGGCATCAGTCCGCATGATAGCAGCTCCCGATGGTTTCCGTACTTGTCGCCATGCCAGATCTCTTCAGGAGAAGCCTCGTGCAGACTCCCTACAACAAGCTCAGGGAAGAACTTGCATGGAGTCGCTTGCCCGTTCGGCAGCACGTCCATCCGCGTCGATATAGCCAGACATTTCGTCCGGTTCATTCCTGCTTGCGGCTCCCCTCTAATGAAGCTATCCACTTCATTCTCCTCAAGCGCAGGCATAAATCGAACGCGGCTCGCCCATACCTGTTGCGAGATTCGGCGGACTTCTTCTTTCAAAGCCTCGATTCGATCCGGAGTAATACGGTATGTGAACGAATGCCAACTGCAACTGCCCATCCTTATGGAATCCAGCCACTCCATGCGCCTGGCGTAGAAGTCATCCATCGACGAGGCCGATTCAGGAGAAATGTACCAGGGATAGACGAGATAGATGGAGTCAACGCCCATTTCTGAAAAGTGCTTAATAAAGTCAAAGAGCTTTGGTATCATATTGTCGTTCATCGTCAAACTAACGGAAACACGGCCCTTGTATATTTGTTTCCGTTGTAGTTCCAGAAGCGTCTCGATGGCCGATACGACCTTCCGCCAGGTTCCCTTCCCGCGGATTTTATCATTTTCAATTTCGAATCCTTCCAGACTGGCCAATACAACAAGCCCTTCGCCGATCTTCAATAGCGAGTCTAGCTTCTGCTCCAGCAACACCGCGTTGGTACAGATCGTCGTCGTCCTCTGGTCCGCTTCCAGCATATTTGCTATTTCATCGAACCGGCTGTAATAGAGCGGCTCTCCTCCCCACAAATACACCTTTGATTTTTTGGGCTTTGTGAAGGCGAGCAGACGTTCAACCAACACCGGATCAATCTCCCTGACCTGCTCCGATTTTTCCATGTTCCAATGAAATCCGTCTTCGTTCCACTCGTAGCAATGCTTGCACCTCAGATTGCATCCGTTGTTCAGCTTAATTCCAATGTCCTCCGGTATATCGAGCGCATAGCGTGGATTATCCGCTATTCTGCGACTCGCCCGGGACATGTTCATAATCGTGCGTTTCATGTCACTGAACAACTGCTCGTCAAACGTTCGATTCGTTTTCGGCTGCATATAGATTCCCTCCATATTCAATCGTGCTCGCTCTTGCTTGGAGTAAGTTTTCGTGTATGCGGACAAGTGGTTCAAAGGCATATCCCTGAGTCTTCCAATCGTCGTACCAGATGCCGAGTCCCCGCTCGATCCAGTATCGTGCATTGCTTTCCTCATGCTTGGCGAAGGGCTCTAGAAAAATGAACGGCGTGGCTGATTCCAATGACTCGAATAGCGAGTAGCCGCCTGGTTTGCTAATGATCGCCATGGAATTGCGGATAATATCAAACAGCGGCGGATAATCATCTCGCCGGGAATAAACGACGGGATAACCGGAGTCGATTCGCCCGAGCGGCGGAAAACCGTGAACCCCTCGCCCATCCTTAAGCCACGGGCTCCAATTTGGATCGTTCATATAATAGCGGACGTTCTCGCTCATTTCGATATCGTTATCGAAATAAGCCAGTACATTAAGCTGCATGCCGCCAGCGAGCATTTCCCGGCATGCTCGTTTATAAGTGCCGATTCCCCATCCGCCGCCATGAAGCGTGAAGCGCTGCTCGCGTTCCGCAAGCGGAATCGCAGATTGCTCCGTAATCGATAGAGTCATCGCCATCTGGCTGCAGGACGTGTCGAAGAAACGGATTTTTCGATAAAAGTCACCTATCAATTCGCGGTACACGACATAGGATACCGATATGCCTGCGTCCAGATGAAGCAAGTCAACCTTTAGGCCGCCAGAGCCATGACGTTCGCGATATTGATTCAGAACTGGCAGCCAAAATCCGGTTGTCGCGATAAACGAGTTTCGCCCTTCCCGCTCCCATTCATCGAGCAGCTGCTCCACCTTTAGCGGATCGAAGCTGCCGGAAATGTCATGGGCGAATTCGGCGCTTTTTTTAGCCAAGTTGAAGTCGTTGTGAAACGCTTTTCGGTAAGCCGGAACCTTATTTTTAATAGAATCCCTATAGAAGTTTTCTAGGACGCATATTTCGGAGCGAATTCCCTGCGCGTCAAGCCGGCGCGATAATTGCACAGCCGGCACATAAGCGCCTAGCGAATTGCCCGATCCCAGCAGCGTAACAACTCCCTTTGGATTATTCATAGATTCGGGCACCTCGTTCTTGCAGGATCCGCTTCGCCTCGTCGTACAATCGTTCTCGCTCCCCGGTATCTTCGGCAATTACCGTTACATACAATCTTCCCTTATACCAATGGGCATCATCGCTTGGAATAGACGATTGAGCCGAAACCGCGGCGATGGATAGCGCTGCCGATGATAGAGGAATGATGCCGTCCCCTCGGCGGTTGGGGAACAATGCTTCGCGTCCTCGGAGTGCCAAAAGCAGATCCTCGTAGTCTATGATGTCGCGATAGCCGAATGAGATGAAGGTTAGCGCGCCTCTCCGCCGAAGCGTCCGGTCCAGCCGATGATTAATCAGCCCCATCGAAATGCGGGCATTAATCTCGACGACAGGCACCAATGTACCGTCCGCGAGCAGCATGGAGTCGACGCATACATGTCCGAAATAACCCGCTGTAGAGAGGCTGTCCGCTACAAGCTCCATCGCATCAAAATAATCTCGCTTTTTTAAGGCTTCCCGGCCCTCTTCATCCATTGATCTGGAGCCGGCATATGCCAATTGGCGGTTGACCATTTCCTGTACGCCATGCCATTGAACAGAGCCGCCAGAGGATAATTCGAACTGGCAAGAGAAATCGCTCGCGACGTCGAGGAACGGCTCGAGAAGAAATCGGGTGACTTTGCCCCCTTCCTCCTGCTTCCGCAGGTACGCAACGACCGCGTCCAGGTTATAGGCGGAGCGGACAAGCAAATTCCCTTTGCCTGAGACCCCATAAGGATCCTTGATTAATATGGCGGCGTGATAACGGAGAAGCTCATGGCCTTGTACCGCCAAATCATCAGATCCATCTATCGGGTGGCTGAAGCTTGTCAGACCGAGCTTATTTGACAAGCTGGCCGAATACAGCTTTGAATTGACCAGCCTAACCTTGTCGTACAGGGGCAGCTTCTCTTCCAAGCCAATCGAAGCGCAGAACTGCTGCGTATCGGCAAGGATGGAATAAGGCAATGCCCGACTGTACGATCTCAGCTTATCCGCCGTTTCGCTCACGCCGGCTGCGTGCGGCTCGAACGCAAAACCTAGCTTGCGCAAGTAGTACAATTGCGCCTCTTCGATCGGATACCGCGTAAGAAGGCCGTCTTGGGGGGCACACAAAGGAAACAGCAGCTCATCCATGCACGACACGATTAGCGATCGATCGAAATCCCTTATGGCCGGCAGCTTGCTGGATGCATCGTCCCTCCACAGCGACTCGGAGTCAAAAGTTCCGAACACGAGCGTTTTATCCAACTCGCGGTTCCATTCCTTCCAAAAAATGCATGAACGCCTCGACCGATAATAGATACTTGAAGTCGAGGTCCTCATATGAAATCTCGACCCGAAAAACGTCCTCGACCATGAGAATAAACTGAATCATTTGCAGGGAATCAATTCCGATTTCATTGATCAGGTCCGATTTCAACGTAATGGTATCTCGCAGCGTTTCGTCTTCTTTTACAGTTGCTAGAATGTCTTTTATTTTCTCGATCATTGCGATTCCTCCAATTTTAAGATTGGCATTTGAGAAAATTTAAATATAATAGAATTTAATTCATATTTTTCTAAAGGAGCTGCATCTGGTATGAAGCATCTATTTCTATCTCCCCACCTGGACGACGCTGTCATTTCTTGCGGGGATTACATCGATCACCTCGTCCAAACAGGCGATGCCGTGACCATCATGACGATTTATACGGGAGCGGCCGAACAGCTGTCCATGCTGGCCAAAATCATGCATAAGAAATTCGGTCTGCGCGATCAGAATGTCATGGAAGTTCGGCTCCGCGAAGATCAAGAAGCGTGCTTCCTGCTTGGTGCCGACACCATACATATAGGTTTGCCGGAATGTCTCTACAGGGTTGATGAAGAGGGCCAACCGGTATACAGCAAGCTGCAGCAGCTGTTCGCAACCGCCACTTCCGCCGAACCTAGGGCTGGCAAGATCATCCGCGCTGCGCTTTCCGATATGGACTTTTCGCCATACGACCGCATTTATATTCCTTTGGGCATCGGAAGGCATATCGATCATCTTCTTGTCCGGGAAGCAGCGGAATACATAACCGAGCAATCCGGGCAAGCTTTAAAGCTAATGTATTACCGTGATTTGCCGTACTTTTTTTACGGGACAGACCCTCATTGGAGGAGCGAGATCGCGCAAGGCATGCAGGAAATCCGTTTTACGCTTCCGGCCGTCTCACTCAGAAACAAGCTGTCCGCTATTGAACAATATGGCTCTCAGCTCCGTATGCTATGGACATCCCGGTTCCTCATGTTAAGACATATGGTTGTTCATGCTCGCTCTTTCGAGGACTCCCGCATGCGCATGCCGGAAGGGACGTACGCTTTCCCCCTATATACCCGGGCTCCGTGAACGTTCCTTTTCGTTGGCAAGCCTCCCTACCTCGCTTGCCAAGTCCCCAATCGTTGTCCACTTGCTGCCATGCCCAAGCAACTCGTCTGGCAAAATAATGTCATATTCCTTTTCTATCGCGACTACAAGCTCTATGACCCGTATCGATTCCAGCATCGGCCATAACAGCGAGAGCGGCAAATCTTGTTGAATGGTTTCTTTTACCTCTTCATTTTCAATCATGGATCGGATTTTATTAAGAATGGATTCGGTAATCGTTGCTATTTTGATCATGGCTCAACTCCCTTCCTCCTTACGCTTTTTTCAGTTATGCTCACAGCATCCTCAGCATTGTAGTAAGCGTCTTTTTCTCCCGATCCGAAATTTCGCCGAGCAGCGTTCCAGCTTTTTTCATAAATTCGCGATTGCCGGCCACCCTTGCTTTGACGACTAGGTTCCTTGCCAGAAATGCCAAATTCGCTATGATTTCGTATTCACCGTACAGCTCTTCATAATGATTCAGATATCCGTATTGCCCCATATATTCGATCCTTTTGAGCATAAGCTTCTTATGATCGTAAATGACGTGGAATGGTTTGTAGTCCGGTTCCCATTCGCCAGCTGCCGCCTTAATCGCGTCCTCCGCCAGCGCTTCGTACACATCTAACCCGAATGCGCATCGCCGATCGCTTCCGAGGCTGAAGCTGCTGGAGCAGGCCAGAAACTCCTGAATAAGTCTCCTCACGAGCTCGATGTTAAATTCGTAGCGGGCATCGCGAAAGCTGAAAAGTGCCACGCCGCCGCGACCGCCCATTAGCCAATCCCATTCGTCGTTTACTGCTTCATAGGCCATTCTCAACTGTGCAAAAGACACTTTCTCGAATGAATACTTCCCTTTGAATGTAAAATCCGCAACATAAAAGACCTCTTCGTCCATGTCGTACCCATAAATAAACGTATCATGCTGAAAGTGGTCGATTCCGTCCAGAAAGACGCTTTGTTCGACTACAGTGTAAATATAGTTGCCTCGATCGATACAGCCGCAAAAAAACGTTACAGGATCATCTGCGATCAAACGGACCGTCTCTCGCTTAAGCAACTGCTGGTATATCCATGGAGACAGATGAGGAAAGGTCCCGAATTCCACGGTCGGAGCGCGGTAAAACTCGATCTGGGAAGCCGTGGGATCGAAAGTCATTTGAAGCTGGATATAATTGCTCATGATCCACGGCGTGGACTGCGGATAATTGGACAGCACCGCTAATAGGTTGGCGTGCCATTGCCAAGACGTCACATCGGGATACTGCATAGGCAACACTTTCGCTACCATGAAACGTCAGCCCCCGCTTTCCAGATCCCACTTGTCTAAACTCAGCTCGCACTCTCCGTCCGACTCGAACACGATCCCGGTGCTGTTGCCGGAGGGGTAGATGGTGGCGCTCATCGTACGTACACCACCATCCAAAAACACCTCGACGCTTGCACGATCGAGAAATACCCGCAGCGATAAAACGCCATCGCGCAGTTCGATAGGTACGGAACGCTTGCCATTCACGCCTGCTTCTTCGGGAGGCGTAGATATGCTTCGACCGCTGTTCGAACGATCAAGCGTGAATGTCCCCTCAGCCGAATCGTAGTACAACCGTGTTTCTTCTTCCTCGCCTTTACGAACCTTCAGCCCAAATCGGGCTGCCTTCTTAGGTGTGAAAGAAATGAGCAGTTCCAGACAGTGACCTTCCACGCCTTCTGCCTTTGCTGTGCCATTTAGCAAAGTCTCGAATCGGATGTGATTTTTCCGATAAGCTTCAACTTCTCGTATCGGCTGCTGAATGAGACGGCTGCCTTCCACCTTCAATTCCCGGGGCAGCGTCATCATGCCGGACCATCCGTGTCCCCATTCATCCACTGGAATGGAACGCCCCCATGCTTGCATCCATCCAATGACAATTCTTCTGCCCTTGTCGTCGATAAGCGTTTGCGGGGCATAAAAGTCGAACCCGTAATCCAGTTCCTCGCTTGAAGAGGGCTGGAATTGCCCCGTCTCCCGGTTAAAGTCGCCGATCATATACATGACGGAATCCCGATTGTGATGGCGATACCCGTCTCTCTCCACGCCTTGAGGAGAAATAATCAGCACATGCCTGCCGTCCAGCGGGAAGAAATCAGGGCATTCCCACATATGGCCGAGGCTTGGGTTACCCTTCAGTAACAACCCCACATAGGTCCAATTCTTCAAATTCGCGGACCGATATAAAAGAATTTGCCCCACATGCTCCGCGGCACGACTTCCAATTACCGCGTAATAGAAATCGCCATCCTTCCATAGCTTAGGATCTCTAAAATCCTGAGGCAATGCTCCTTCAGGCAGCTGATCAGAGGTCAATACTGGATTTTCAGCAATCTTGTCATATTGCATACCATCCCCGATAGCAATGCACTGGGTTTGCCTAGTCAACGAACCATCCTGCGAATGTGGTTGTACATGACCGGTATACATGATGACATGTTTTCCATTATCCTCGATGGCGCTTCCCGAAAAACAACCGCTGATGTCGTATGCCTGATCCGGTGCAAGAGCGACGGGGAGATGACTCCATTCCATTAGATCCCTGCTTACCGCATGCCCCCAATGCATGGGGCCATTTTTCGAGCTGTAAGGATGATATTGATAAAATAAATGGTATTGGCCGTTGTAAAACGAACATCCATTCGGGTCATTGATCCAGCCGATTTCAGCGGAAAAGTGATAGGATGGTTTGTACTGTTCGTTTGCAGCATGTTTGTTCGCTTGAATATATTCGTTCGCGTTTTTCGTAGAGAAAGCCATAGTGTTCACCGCTTTTCGATGGATTTGCTTAAGTCGTCCGTCTTAATCGCCGATCGGCCGCGCTTTGCGGTATGCTAATCGTACGGTTCTCCCCCTTTCCCTCACGAGTTACCAAAGAAAATAAACACGAGTCAAGAAATATATTGAATACGTATTCATGTTTGCAAGCACTTTCATTTACAGGTTAGCACCCCGCATTTTTCTTGTCAACGCACTAAAACGAAGTTTAAGTTGGACTTTTTTTC from the Paenibacillus sp. BIHB 4019 genome contains:
- a CDS encoding ABC-2 family transporter protein; this encodes MNPFGKYLRVFQLGIQTSLEYRFDFAFSLVSAFFPILIQTFIWTAVFAGSPDGQFFGYSYEEMILYTIVAAIVTRIVSSNTDHSIGTDIKDGALNKHLILPASYFGLKLFGLLGQKMFFFAVMHGIIFILLIVFANLYGVDLTIERVALFVAAVTLALLLSFLISYTVAAIAFWLAEISYFFELTGLLIIILSGGIFPIEVFGETINELLDYLPFKYSIYFPTNVINGKLNGHEIAQGLGLQGLWIGVLFAGSRMIWSVGMKKYLGLGG
- a CDS encoding acyl carrier protein, which encodes MIKIATITESILNKIRSMIENEEVKETIQQDLPLSLLWPMLESIRVIELVVAIEKEYDIILPDELLGHGSKWTTIGDLASEVGRLANEKERSRSPGI
- a CDS encoding acyl carrier protein is translated as MIEKIKDILATVKEDETLRDTITLKSDLINEIGIDSLQMIQFILMVEDVFRVEISYEDLDFKYLLSVEAFMHFLEGMEPRVG
- a CDS encoding radical SAM protein, translated to MQPKTNRTFDEQLFSDMKRTIMNMSRASRRIADNPRYALDIPEDIGIKLNNGCNLRCKHCYEWNEDGFHWNMEKSEQVREIDPVLVERLLAFTKPKKSKVYLWGGEPLYYSRFDEIANMLEADQRTTTICTNAVLLEQKLDSLLKIGEGLVVLASLEGFEIENDKIRGKGTWRKVVSAIETLLELQRKQIYKGRVSVSLTMNDNMIPKLFDFIKHFSEMGVDSIYLVYPWYISPESASSMDDFYARRMEWLDSIRMGSCSWHSFTYRITPDRIEALKEEVRRISQQVWASRVRFMPALEENEVDSFIRGEPQAGMNRTKCLAISTRMDVLPNGQATPCKFFPELVVGSLHEASPEEIWHGDKYGNHRELLSCGLMPVCSRCGLLYHYGR
- a CDS encoding glycoside hydrolase family 32 protein, with the protein product MAFSTKNANEYIQANKHAANEQYKPSYHFSAEIGWINDPNGCSFYNGQYHLFYQYHPYSSKNGPMHWGHAVSRDLMEWSHLPVALAPDQAYDISGCFSGSAIEDNGKHVIMYTGHVQPHSQDGSLTRQTQCIAIGDGMQYDKIAENPVLTSDQLPEGALPQDFRDPKLWKDGDFYYAVIGSRAAEHVGQILLYRSANLKNWTYVGLLLKGNPSLGHMWECPDFFPLDGRHVLIISPQGVERDGYRHHNRDSVMYMIGDFNRETGQFQPSSSEELDYGFDFYAPQTLIDDKGRRIVIGWMQAWGRSIPVDEWGHGWSGMMTLPRELKVEGSRLIQQPIREVEAYRKNHIRFETLLNGTAKAEGVEGHCLELLISFTPKKAARFGLKVRKGEEEETRLYYDSAEGTFTLDRSNSGRSISTPPEEAGVNGKRSVPIELRDGVLSLRVFLDRASVEVFLDGGVRTMSATIYPSGNSTGIVFESDGECELSLDKWDLESGG
- a CDS encoding ATP-binding cassette domain-containing protein, whose amino-acid sequence is MKDVHVEELYKSFSYYTKEAGVLHSLKNLFRRNTLVKEAVKGVSFSIEEGEMVAFLGPNGAGKTTTLKMLSGILHPTSGDVSVLGYKPYERKKEFKRQFAIVMGQKSQLWTDLPASESIVLNRYIYQVEERQYRETLDELVELLDVGKILNVQVRRLSLGERMKMELIAALIHRPKLLFLDEPTIGLDIETQQRVRRFLKQYNEQHRTTILLTSHYLKDIEDLCNRAIIISDGSLVFDGEFNRIDDWMNRKKIVKLKFASSVEAEWLAPYGTVMQSNGQVVTMEIGRERIQEVSRELLGRFPIDDITIEDVPIEDVILSLYRRGSLHEPIR
- a CDS encoding PIG-L family deacetylase, with the protein product MKHLFLSPHLDDAVISCGDYIDHLVQTGDAVTIMTIYTGAAEQLSMLAKIMHKKFGLRDQNVMEVRLREDQEACFLLGADTIHIGLPECLYRVDEEGQPVYSKLQQLFATATSAEPRAGKIIRAALSDMDFSPYDRIYIPLGIGRHIDHLLVREAAEYITEQSGQALKLMYYRDLPYFFYGTDPHWRSEIAQGMQEIRFTLPAVSLRNKLSAIEQYGSQLRMLWTSRFLMLRHMVVHARSFEDSRMRMPEGTYAFPLYTRAP